A genomic region of Rhipicephalus sanguineus isolate Rsan-2018 chromosome 1, BIME_Rsan_1.4, whole genome shotgun sequence contains the following coding sequences:
- the LOC119381387 gene encoding uncharacterized protein LOC119381387: MDQLPKRKKRGPYKRYINHGSDFVLPRSTKRACQHNEVPTDTSSSDDEAVSNNAAPGLSQAAGQASVLSDINSVLQTDTLSSQDEQETSNDACGAAASSMASAAVSHNTSELQATNDGPQHAIPMISHDTLLNDEELSISDDDGSEQHDPGELASEDDMVGPSEIAKITQTWLTSLTVRGPVNMFGHCKY; encoded by the exons ATGGATCAACTtccaaagagaaagaagagaggccCATATAAACGATATATCAACCATGGATCAGACTTCGTGCTACCGAGAAGTACTAAGAGGGCTTGCCAACACAAT GAAGTGCCTACGGACACATCCTCATCTGATGATGAAGCAGTCTCCAACAATGCAGCGCCCGGACTAAGCCAAGCAGCAGGTCAAGCTTCAGTCTTGTCAGATATAAACAGCGTACTTCAAACTGATACGTTGAGTAGTCAGGATGAACAG GAAACTTCAAACGACGCTTGTGGTGCAGCGGCCTCCAGCATGGCATCTGCTGCGGTCAGTCACAATACTTCAGAACTGCAAGCAACCAATGATGGGCCACAGCATGCCATCCCGATGATTTCCCATGACACATTGCTAAATGATGAAGAG ctTTCCATATCTGATGATGATGGTTCAGAGCAACATGATCCTGGAGAGCTGGCTTCAGAAGATGACATGGTAGGTCCATCAGAAATTGCAAAAATTACACAAACATGGTTGACGTCATTAACTGTTAGGGGCCCAGTTAACATGTTTGGGCATTGCAAATACTGA